One window of Ciconia boyciana chromosome 10, ASM3463844v1, whole genome shotgun sequence genomic DNA carries:
- the CYP27A1 gene encoding sterol 26-hydroxylase, mitochondrial has product MAGPSGGARRPLLPLLLRPRPPPPRSSPGPPRRTGGSAAAAAGPARLKGPEELPGPGLLRTFVWLFLRGYLLHTHRLQLMSRRIYGPIWKSTFGHYENINIGSPVVLEQLLRQEGKYPMRSDMALWKEHRDTRRLPYGPFTEEGERWYRLRQVLNKRLLKPSEAVLYADAIGEVVSDLMVRLRDERSRSPSGVLVGDVANLLYRFALEGISYILFETRIGCLKQQVPAETQRFIDSINLMFKNSIFATVLPRWSRKVLPFWDRYLDSWDTIFAFGKTLIDRKMEELEGQVERGKEVSGYLSYLLASGRLSLDEVYGSVAELLLAGVDTTSNTLSWALYHLSRDPDIQETLYQELKAVVPADRFPGAEDIPKMPMLRAVIKETLRVYPVVPTNARVFYEKDIVIGDYLFPKNTLFVLAHYAMSHDETYFPEPERFLPQRWLRGHGSPHHPFSSIPFGYGVRACVGRRIAELEMHLALARIIQAFEVRPDPRGVEVTSVSRIVLVADKPINLEFIARPGAP; this is encoded by the exons ATGGCGGGCCCgagcggcggggcccggcggccgctgctgccgctgctcctgcgcccccgcccgccgccgccgcgcagcagcccggggccgccgcgcaGGACCGGGGGCtcggcagcggcggcggcggggccggcgcggctGAAGGGACCGGAGGAGCtaccggggccggggctgctccgGACTTTCGTCTGGCTCTTCCTGCGCGGCTACCTGCTGCACACGCACCGGCTGCAG CTGATGTCCCGGCGCATTTACGGCCCCATCTGGAAGTCGACCTTCGGGCATTATGAGAACATCAACATCGGGAGCCCAGTGGTGCTCGAGCAGCTGCTACGGCAGGAGGGCAAGTACCCCATGCGGAGCGACATGGCCCTGTGGAAGGAGCACCGGGACACCCGGCGCCTGCCCTACGGACCCTTCACCGA ggaaggggagcGCTGGTACCGCCTGCGCCAGGTCCTCAACAAGCGGCTGCTGAAGCCCTCGGAGGCAGTGCTGTACGCAGACGCCATCGGGGAGGTGGTGTCGGACCTGATGGTGCGGCTGCGGGACGAGCGGAGCCGCAGCCCCTcgggggtgctggtgggggacGTGGCCAACCTGCTCTACCGCTTTGCCCTGGAAG GGATCTCCTATATCCTCTTCGAGACCCGCATTGGATGCCTGAAGCAGCAGGTCCCCGCCGAGACCCAGCGCTTCATTGACTCCATCAACCTCATGTTCAAGAACTCCATCTTCGCCACCGTCCTGCCGCGATGGAGCCGCAAGGTGCTGCCCTTCTGGGACCGCTACCTGGACAGCTGGGACACCATCTTCGCCTTCG GCAAGACCCTGATTGACCGAAagatggaggagctggaggggcAGGTGGAGCGGGGCAAGGAGGTGTCCGGCTACCTGAGCTACCTGCTGGCCAGCGGCAGGCTCAGCCTGGACGAGGTCTATGGCAGTGTGGccgagctgctgctggctggcgTGGACACG ACCTCCAACACGCTGTCCTGGGCCCTCTACCACCTCTCCCGGGACCCGGACATCCAGGAGACCCTGTACCAGGAGCTGAAGGCCGTCGTGCCCGCTGACCGGTTTCCTGGTGCTGAGGATATCCCCAAGATGCCGATGCTTCGGGCCGTTATCAAGGAGACGCTGAG GGTCTACCCTGTGGTGCCCACCAATGCCAGGGTCTTCTATGAGAAGGACATTGTCATCGGAGACTACCTCTTCCCCAAGAAT ACCCTCTTTGTCCTGGCGCACTACGCGATGTCCCACGACGAGACCTACTTTCCGGAGCCTGAGCGGTTCCTGCCCCAGCGCTGGCTCCGGGGCCACGGCTCCCCCCACCACCCCTTCAGCTCCATCCCCTTCGGCTACGGGGTCCGCGCCTGCGTTGGCCGTCGCATCGCCGAGCTGGAGATGCACCTGGCCCTCGCCAGG ATCATCCAggcattcgaggtgcggccaGACCCCCGCGGCGTGGAGGTGACATCCGTGTCCCGCATCGTCCTGGTGGCCGACAAGCCCATAAACCTGGAGTTCATCGCTCGCCCGGGGGCCCCCTGA